The Vigna unguiculata cultivar IT97K-499-35 chromosome 1, ASM411807v1, whole genome shotgun sequence nucleotide sequence ATTATCTTGTTTCTCATTCACGgagtatatttaattttaatttttttatcggTGTAGCAGAgtgtatttaatttaaatatttttatcggTGCAGCAGATTCAGTTTAAATATATCATACGATGTATAGTTcatattcaaatgaaataattaatatatacatatttcgAGTCTCTaataaatctttatattttactaaatacttaataaatttaatatttgtaattgaattttcgttgttaatttttttttaatttagtgatGTAATTGTTAATTGAATGACATTGTTATTATATGACCGTATCACTCGGTTCAATTAtcgtttaaaattttataaattatataattataatttatgattttataatattaaaattttaaaaagtattaaaatttaaaattttatgaatatgaCAATACGACGATACAACAATGATAATATAATACGATAAGACAATATAACGatatgataatatgaaaatataatgatataatgTGATAGTATGACAATATTACGATATAATGATATAAGGATATGATGatataacaatataacaatataacgATATGATAATATAAAGATATGACAATATAATGATATGATGATATAAAAGTATGACAATATAATGACATAACAATAGAACGATATAATGATGTGATAATATAACCATAACACAATATAACGATAAGACGAGACATATATATaacgatataataatataacaatataatgaTATGACAATGTAATATAACAATAAGATGATATAAcgattataaaattaaaatataaaattataaaatttaaaatttttaaaaataataaataataaaattatttatatgtgaGACATGTCAAAATAATAACCTGTCAATCAGCTATATATCACTGAAATTAAGTCTATTTTTAATCATTAGGAAAAGGTTTATATAAACCCGCCTTGacactataattaaaaaacattatcaacgaatttgaaataattttaccttttaatagattaatttatgtaaataaaatgttttagtaAAGATATGCatgaacttaatttaaaatattcgcAACACATGATATGTCATCATTATGTTACGGATAAATTATGGTTATTTTCATTCGAGTAATCAATAATTGAacatgtataaatttttttattttgaaaaataaatatttatacatgaaCTTGGTTTAAACTATACACAATACATGATATGCAATCATGACGTTATTGATAAAGTACCGTTATTTTCATTGAAATATcaataattgaatataatatatgtacTTCTAACATAACTAGAAGCATTTTTTACACTTCTACTTAAACATATCATAAAGTTGATATATTATATCATTACTATATTATCATTACAAACAACCGTATCAAAATATTTTGCTCgggaaataattatgaataaataacTTAAACATCGATACACATTCTCCTTTAATTATAAgttcttatcttttcttataCTCATAAAAATCATTcgattaataataaaagataattaatcgATTTATAccagtttataaattaaaagttattaaaattaaaaaaatttaaaaaaattataattaatatctaaatttataactaaagtaatttatattataaattatctttaaattgGTCAGGTACTTAAATTTtgactactaaaaaaatttatatatgaattggtttataattagaaaattaatttctaaacatatttttattattataaataattatgttttaaatttttgtcgTAGTGActctttaaaaattattctgACTATAATTTTGAGTGAAAAGTAAAATACTTTTGCAcctaacaaacacaaatttatACTAAACAACTAAACTTTTTAGAATGATAAACACAATGAGACCTAAGTTTATCTAGAAAAAAATAGGTTAGAAATTGGCACGTACATACATAATCCCATAAAAACAAGGATCAGAACTGTCTGGTAGAGCAACCAGTCAACATATATGACCAGAAAGCTATGGAGCCTTATACACAATATATATTCACTCCTTCATTTACCCATTTACCTCCTTAGAACCTTAGAACTAACTTATTCCTCACTTCTACCAAAATCACTCTATCATCTTTCTTCTCTTAAATTTCTCTcacaattctttttttatttaacaaacaCTTtccaaatacatattttattgcAAGAGGATGGTTAATACAGAAAAACACTTGTTATAtgtatataacaaaaaattggaaATATGGTTATTAAATGTGTTTGAGAAGAACAATAACTAACTCCGgccattattatatatttggatgatatatatagtaattgacttttacattttgttttacataaaatcaatttaattttatgtaatatttaatcttttaaattgtgAAACTTAGTAGAAAAAAGTACTAACTCGTCAGATTTCAATGATTGGAAAAGATATTTGACCACTCTcggtaaataaaattaattcgttataaaaaaagagtaattacactgtttataatattttaaattgttagaatttaatatattaatatacctATGTAATTGAACAATGTCTAGAGACTGGAGACCTATTTTAGGGACatgattaagataaaaaaatcacaCCGATAACTTactctttatattatatatattctcaCCTCAAAGTCATACTCTTCTAAAAtcctcttttcttcttcttaatgCACACAGAAGAAAGCAAGTCATATATACCAAAGTGTAATTACATGGTTTTAACCTTGTCTTTAACTTAGTTCGCTTTCGTCTTATGTTGTTGCTGTTGCTGTTGCTGGTGTAAACATGTTCGATTTTGCAGTCATGAATAACGACAAAGTCCAATGATCCATCATCATCGCGCGTATTCCCTTATTTTGGAAACCCGGTAgcaaaattttctttcatttgagATTGGTATAGGAAGATAAAGAATCGAGGGAGTGGTAACAATGGCTGCACCGCCAAATAGCAGGCTTCAAAGCATGTTAAGGGCTGCAGTGCAATCAGTTCAATGGACTTACACCCTCTTCTGGCAACTCTGTCCCCAACAAGGGTAcctactttttcttcttcaaatcaTAGTTACACTAACCCTTTTTCCGATTTAAGTTTTGATTGATCTGTATTAGAATAATGGATTTTCGTGCCACAAAGCAgatccagaaaaaaaaaaaatgcttttgtATGTGTGTTGTtaattgatgatgatgatgattaaaGAGGTTGAATTGGAGGATATTTTGATAGGATTTTGACGTGGGGTGATGGATATTACAACGGAGCAATTAAGACGAGGAAGACGGTTCAAGCAATGGAAGTTAGCACTGAGGAAGCTTCTCTGCAAAGAAGCGAGCAACTTCGAGAGTTATATGAATCTTTGTCTGCTGGAGAAGCGAATTCGCAAACACGAAGACCGTGTGCTGCTTTGTCTCCTGAGGATCTAACGGAATCAGAATGGTTCTATCTCTTGTgtgtctctttctcttttcatcCTGGTGTCGGGTAAGTCAAGTTCTTTAATCTTTCAAAACTTCTTTATCGATCCCTTCAACTTTTGTCTCACTGTGTTCAACACGTTCTTCATCTTTAactttttctgttatttttacGAGAGCGTGATTGGTGGTAGATGGATCTAAAGTCTagtataaacaaaacaaacaaacttGCTATAGTTAGGTTTCACTTTTGAGATCAAacactcttttttctttctttctctctcttcccaTTTGATCGTATAATGCTCTATCGATAAAGTCCAAAAAGGTTGTAATTGTTAGAGATTTGAGTTTCTACTTTTGGGAATGAGATGATTTTTCAGTCTACCTTCTTTTCACGATATCAAATTTTACCGTTCAAGATTGCTTCATCATTTTTCTAGTACGATATAAAATCCtcaatttttttagtgaaatgatttttgttgtgtttattttaagaaaaaaaaatgtggtttaTTTTACTAGTGGAAATCTTCTTCTCCACTCGTTTTAAAGACTCTCAAGTAATTCAACTATGTATTAGATAGAAATTATCTCTTTTCAGAATGATcagttaatattatattaaattatgtatcttTCTTAATGTAGATCAGGCGTGATTTATGGAacacttttcttcttcatttttgaataaattactaacataattactttttaatcctaatttcatcttcttccttcaaACTCAATTATATACCTAATTGCTTGATGTTAATTTTATCTTCTATAATGGAACAAATCACCCTCCAATTTCCTTCAAATTCCGAGTCAAACATTACTCTTATAAATGTTTTTGAAGCCTTTCATTTCTCcaacattatataaaatatcttctAATGCGTTTTATAAAAGATTGCCTATTACTCACAAAATTATATCTCGGTATCCATGTTATAAATcactcttttaattttaaatactttttggGTATTTTTTAAAACTCGGTCAAGATTTAGTTCATATAAGTCGGTGGAGACTCAACTTTAGTTAAAGCTAATACATAAAGAAAATTGCAATGATTGTTTGAAGCATTTTGAAGCATTCAAAgcaaacaaaatttttatttcttctccctttattttgttttccacGGAAAATAAAGTTACCAATGGTGAATTATAAAGGCAGACCAGAAACTGTTGTTTAGCCCTAGCTTTCGTTAAAGCCAATTGAAAAAGGGAATTGCTATAGTTTATGCGTTCAATCTTtggaagaaaatatatattactttttttccttttttccaaAGTATATGAAATTCTCAAAAAGCGAAGGTCAAAAACACAGCTCGAGGCTCTACCACTTTCCTTAGTAAAGATACGGTTCCTGCCACTGAAACCGAAAGGAGAAGAATTGTCTGCAAAACTTTAGTATTCAACCAATTGTGATAACGTATCATTTCGAAACAACATTCGTTCATTTCTTTTACTtacaaagttaaaatttttctatatatatatatatggcttCCCCACTTTTACCTTTTCAACGAATTACCATGGTTTTGTAGCAAGAGACAAGAGTTACAACCAAAAAGGAAAAATCATTGCTCCTTCTCACTCCACTTCATATCCGAGTCTCAGATACTGTTGCTTTTTTCCTTCTCCCTAGTGTCTGTCTTTCTGCTCTTTGTTTTTTCTGGGATAAACAGATActtcaaagaaaatatataaaaagttttttaaaaatataatttgtatataaaaagtTACGTAAAACATTTGTTTGACATAGAACTGATTGATGATGATGTAATATAATTAAGGTTGCCCGGAACAGCATATGCCAGGAGGCAGCATATATGGCTCACTGGTGCAAACGAAGTAGAGAGCAAAGCATTTTCCAGAGCTATTCTTGCCAAGGTACTCACAATCATCACTTTTGATCACAATTCCCGGCCATTGCAAAACATGTACAAAAATATGtcatttttttcctaaataaatGATTGATTTTTCAGtactatatattaaagtttttgcTTTTCAAGTTAACGTGTATGTTTTCTGTACCATGTATGGTTATGTAATATTTCCCATGCATATAAGAAGCTTCACTTACTAACTATCTTCTTCTCTCTCCTTTTCGGTGATGGCAAAATCTTCCACGCCCAGAGTGCTCATATTCAGGTGAAATTTTTTCCAACACCTTCTTCATTTCTGGTAGACATaggttaaacatgttttttcttaaaaaaacatttttttattagtaaacTGGAATTCATTAAAGTAAAACAAAAGAGGTCAACAACTACATGAGAAAGACCATGATTCACAGCGTACACAGTCTGGCATATAAAGCTtccacacacacaaaaaaaaaatgacagcaACAAAGAAGCTAAAACGAAAACAATAGCAAGACTTTGTTTCTTGacagttatttatttattaaaccaCACACAATAAACTCTATTAAGCAATTAATTTGACAAATATATTTCGACATGAAATAACCTAATATCCTCACATACGGACTACAAGTAGAGTTACGTCAACTAAAAGcttgcatgcatgcatgcataatcaaatgaaattgaaggaagaaaaaaaccaAAACTCAATGATTTTGTAACagtatttaaaacatagcaatACATTTGGTACTACGTTAAAGTTTGTGCCATGCAAACTGCAGACAGTGGTGTGCATTCCTGTGTTGGATGGCGTGGTTGAGCTGGGCACAACCGACAAGGTAATGAACAGACAAAGATTCATGTATTGCACTGTTATTTgttcaacaaaaaatatgacCTAAAATTGAATGCATGCATGTGTTTGTTGATTAACCAATTAGGTGGAAGAAGACCTAAATTTCATCCAACACATAAAGAGTTTCTTCATAGAACAGCACCCTCCGACGGCAAAGCCTGCACTGTCAGAGCACTCCACCTCCAATCCCACTTCTTCTTCATACCCTGTTGTTGTCACTGCCACTACTGCACCACCCAACAATATTCCCAACCAAAACGACATCGTTGATAAAGGAAAAGAAGTTAAGTTGAATTCTGAAACAGCAGGATTAGTAGTTCGTAGCAACACTTTCATACCCACCGAACTAATGGAGCTCGACACGTTGGAGGGGTTTCGGGTCGGGTCACCCGGAGATGGATCCAACCACTTGGATTCGTTCCCCACAGAGGCCTCCATGGCACTGTGTTCTGCAGGGTTGGAACTTCTTCAACTTCAACTACCACCACAACCTCCAGGTATATACATAAAACTCAAACTTTTACTTTCTTTTAcaacttttataatttcattcttCATCATTgcatttatcatatttattttttctctttatttcacTTGTTTATTAGTAGTTTGATATTTTCTTACTAATTTATTAAGatgatttgtaaattttaagatcattataatttgataagttaTACTTTATgagaaaatgatattatttaaacaattaaacatTTGTTATGAACTTATATAAATGATAATTCAACAAATctatatattattgaaaaagaGATAAGATTTCCTTTAAGACAACTTAAAACAGCTCAATAATGAAtaatgtgatatatatatatatatatatatatatatatatatatatatatatatatatatatatatatatatatatatatatcttcaaTCTCCATTCTTTGTAAGTATCATTTTCCATTCCTCTAGTTATCTCAACTAACTCCTACCATCCTTTCATGTCAATTGTCCTTTTATTCTTCTGAGTTTAAACATTCAAGGCTTCTTCTTTCCCTACCTACTACCAATTTGGTCTAATAGTCAACACAACTTACACATCAATTGTTTAATActtgatattaaaaaaacttgctaacatctttttaatttcaaataacaCCTTTCATATCGAttctaattaataaataaataacttttatttcaattatattttaatcgataCAACAAAGATAAATGTTTTATGCTTgatttttagtgtttttttttggCTTCAAATGAGTTTTATAAAAAGTCCTCCTATTATACTTGTTATAGAAAGTCTTTATAGTTTACATCAATGggatttatattaattgtaaaaccaaaataaaatatttcatttaatttaaataaaggaTTTGTTATAGTAATTTGGAATCTTATGATTGTCCTTTCCTTCTAAATTAGTCTTGTCCTTAATAGAAATGAGGATATTGACTTCTCATAGAAAAGTCATTTTCTAATGTTAGTTATATAttcttgttatatatatattaaatataatagcGAGCATAAGTCAATTTGATTGGTTTTAGTGTCtgataatttcataaaaaaaaggcataaatgtaaaacaatttttgtttatatatagtAGTTGAGTGACAAGTAGATCAGGTAATGAGTGTATAAGCGAGTATAAGAGAAGGATAAATTTGACAATGATGTGATGTCAAAATTTATGGATGATGTCAATAATATCGATTATAATGTGGATAAGCCAAAATGGCGATAGGGAAAAGCTAAATGATGGTAAGCCAAAATAACAatgtaaaattgaattatagATTCAATTTGagactctctctctctctattaaaataaaacataataagaaGGGAGATTAAATTGTTATTTAGTTTCCTTTTGGTAAAATTCATacaatcattttatttttatttaaaataaaacttgtgTTTAGAGAGActttgaaaacaaaacaagtaacatagaagaaaaaatattaatatgtttgtCTGTGTGTTCAACTAGTGTTAAcaaactttcaaattttatcatCATTGTTGTTTACGAGTATTCTTTTATAAGCCAATAATGGCTTAAGCCAACAAGGAAGTAAGTTATTTCTCCAAAAAATATCTTACGTAAATTTTTAGATAAGTCTCTTTAGGCTTATTctcacaaagaaaaatatatttgaagttgttaaaactaattgaaatattttgtagaGGAATATAAAATGAATATGTAGTTTAAATGTGTCTCTTATAtgtaagatataaaatatatattacaaataaagaATCGAAAAAGTGATAATTAGATGGAAAGGAAGTGAGAAGATTGTTGATTCGATTCTCTTgctaatactttaaaaaaatacagttatttttgtcataaaattgtGTCATAGGAGGTAATGTTAAAAATAAGGGTCCAGTTTAAGAGATGAGATTTTTtgaagttaaaaattttaagaaacgGACTAGTTTTTCCTTTTAATCAAagataatttttacaaaatgttgttttaaatacaaagaaatgcaagataatattttaactttatattttaataagaaataattttaactcaaattttaatatgcaagtataaagaaaaacaaatgaacACAAAAAAGAATTATAGTGGTTCGCTCTCACAAAATACTtataggaaaatgatattttaactcacttttaacccattgctttaatcaccattagatcatttttttttattctttttggtgatgtgatgtatgatctaatggtgattgaagtggtgggttaaaagtgggtcaaaaaaaatgggttaaagtatcattgtccaTACTTATATCTACTTTGTTTAATCATGGTGATTAAATAATCTTctaatagtttaaatttttacaaGACTCCAAAGAAAACATGCACACACCAATAACTTAAATCATATAACATGTTTTACTACCTCTTGTTAAACCTAATAATAAGAAACACATTGATGATCACCTTTATCAATATAACTTATATACCATGataagtagtaaaaaaaaaatatggtgtGCTTCCCATTTGCACAAGGGCTAACTTAGGATCTTTAGGGTTAGAACCTTATAAGAAACTTGAACAATTAGTTAAAatgtggaaaagaaaaaaatgttgaaattcCAATCTGTCCAATATTGTAGAAACGTCAATATCTTGGGTTGTAGAACCCCAATTGACATGATTCCAAAACAGAGTGAAAGTTCACATTCTCAACTATAATTTTGGCTTAAGAAACACTAATTTTGGACGAGTGGAACAAGAGTTATGACTATAAGATAAATCTAGGCAAAATGAGTTCTTTTCTGAATTTGGGTGAAGAAAGAAGAATAGGTGAATATGAAAAGGTGGAAGAAAAGAACCACTCTTTCCTTTCCAAGAGAGGCAACACATAAAGGATGGGAAATGGTTTagttatatagaagctttaaccatcagacttacaaaagacccataaattacaattaaatctCACTTAAGCTATTAATGATCTCACTACTTAGTTGCTGATTGTAACTACAAATttggcaacccaaaagtcagCCTAAAACATTCAGCTATACATCATCTTGGTCTTCCAAAGGTTGATTCTAAGTTGGCAAATGGActcttattacaacttgaaaataaatcaaaactaaagttcaaatttgatcattatttaaacaaactaataactttaaaaaaattaaagcaaaaTGGTACATTAATCATTCTCCATTTGGACTATGATGCGATTCatataaaaaactcaaatagATAAGttgtaaagaaaaattataaataaagagaCAAAAATGATATTCAAGGTTATTCTCTAAATCTATTATATTCAAagatatgtttttttatgtttgaaaatgttttgaaattttctcaaattgaatgaatcaaaatatatatatatatatatatatatatatatatatatatttgataagtGTAATCCATTAGTTAGTTTTAATTCATCAAAGTGTTCCTCATAACATGGAAGATCattttaatacattaaaataaataaaaagaagtgtCTTGAGGTGTTTTAATTgatcaaaactttttttaatcagTTATATACGAGAACATGTTAAAGCTTAAATAACTTAAGTGAAAatattctctaattttttttcctgcATTTTCTAACAACTTGaacattttaatagattaatttttttttaattctttaaaaacttTCTTCCCCACTTAATACGTAATAAGGAAACTCAAAATGATTTCtatatttcatcttttttactattaaaggaaaaataaatatttaaacaagaTTAAACACAAAAATTACAGCTCTAGATATTAtaccatattttttattatcaaaggaaaaagaaatatttacacTAGATTAAACACAGAAAATTACTAACCCAGatacaagataaaaataaataaaatctcttAACTTTAAGCTCTTACATAAACAAGTAGTTGTATTTAGTTATTTGTATGAGTAAAAGCTAAAAGAAGGTGGAGATAAAAGAATTTGCAAAGAAGGAAGAGTCAAAAGATAGATTCTCAGATTGGGTTGAACTTTGGGATTACATTTGCAAttgaaattacattaaaattattaaaaaatatattatttttgaaattattgtatCAAAGAATATgtaataattatgattattaacATTTTAGGTAATTGAAACTGTAAATCATCATTCCTAACTTGTTATCATAATTAGTAGTGTCTAAATAACCA carries:
- the LOC114181570 gene encoding basic helix-loop-helix protein A-like, which codes for MAAPPNSRLQSMLRAAVQSVQWTYTLFWQLCPQQGILTWGDGYYNGAIKTRKTVQAMEVSTEEASLQRSEQLRELYESLSAGEANSQTRRPCAALSPEDLTESEWFYLLCVSFSFHPGVGLPGTAYARRQHIWLTGANEVESKAFSRAILAKSAHIQTVVCIPVLDGVVELGTTDKVEEDLNFIQHIKSFFIEQHPPTAKPALSEHSTSNPTSSSYPVVVTATTAPPNNIPNQNDIVDKGKEVKLNSETAGLVVRSNTFIPTELMELDTLEGFRVGSPGDGSNHLDSFPTEASMALCSAGLELLQLQLPPQPPEHPPSENIAQGDTDTHYSQTVSSILQKNSGWWPDSPSVNHLTDSFQSAFNKWNSGTDEYRGQFHMTVADVTSQWLLKYILFSVPYLHANRVKGKGAPSYETSHVMAERRRREKLNERFLILRSMVPFVTRMDKASILGDTIEYIKQLREKIESLEARERHAGKRRVREVEVSIIEGDALLEVECVHREGLLLDVMTLLRELGVDVMMVQSWVRDDGVFVAEMRAKVKDNGNGEKASIVEVKNALNQIIPRHIPHHDPYTLPSNDHF